One genomic window of Polyangium aurulentum includes the following:
- a CDS encoding AAA family ATPase — MDEPLDGYTAVAPIYEGAETLVYRARQVESGAPVILKETKNEYPSAREIARLRREFMILREIALENTPRALALEEHGRGVRLVMADIGHPTLREILDRGRLDIETILVLAISMANALRALHDKRVIHKDLSPRNILVELSTKRVFLIDFGISARLSRELNAPVGGRSLEGTPLYVSPEQTGRMNRAVDARSDLYSLGAILYEMLVGRVPFPDREVQDVLLGHLVRSPTPPRELAPSVPAALSEIVMKLLAKTPEERYQSAAGLAFDLAECLERWRESGAIEAFPLCTKDRVPELRRAQRLYGRERDIAALLQAFERARERGPELVLVSGYSGIGKSALVREIHKTISRHGGYFISGKFEQLARDVPFAPVFSALRELLREVLTESPEAVAQWKQKLLHALKGNGALLTDLVPELVFLLGELPKAPELTPDQAKNRFELTLLDFLQVFASPASPLVLFLDDLQWLDPASRRFLHLLLTDAFSEHLLVIGAYRDNEVEGGHPLLSLIAEIEEAGFRPANIRLGPLDREMVHHLVADTLTSQPGDVHDLGEVCYEKTRGNPFFAHQFLVTLNERGLLRFDASKGAWSWDIEAIHRANVTDNVVDLVIEGIRRLPAATQQVLLLAACIGHSFDFATLVVIAEKTPRDVANALWEAMKAGAIVSLDGDYRYLEVGLDAAEASASAEPFEVRYRFVHDRVHQAAYLLLPEEQRQRLHLTIGRLLGRHTQGEPHDEHLLELVHHLNIGAPCMEDHAEQLDLARTNLRAAQRAMASTAYHAAAAYTRAGMALLRERDWDEHYELCRSMFMVAGKCAYLAGEPERADALFADLMRRVRTNIERAEIQREWVYSHISHGRFHEAVRLVVDALTSLGHPLSMEDIQSPQVMMAEIAQIATNLRGRRIADVVDAPETKDPVIGAVLSILDSMGDGAHHLGPVAFSVINLRAVNVALVHGQTALVALPYACVGYMLAAIRGRVVEGMEFCNLAKAINERFPNAAQAARLAFVMASASHMQSSLRHAGQMFATARQRCVETGELHMLGIACFLGTMANLFAGDQLEDLLDLAGKNLAIVRRTKLARNNATMTIARQAIACLAGKTRSATSFSDDTFEEADFVRDLEAGHPSSTNIHYGVLKSFVLLVHGAYDDAWKAAELGGRAVMYGGGTIQPKLLPFLRAMLLLRLPPATEGADEGARRAELLEKSRAEIAQLAAFSPKSFGHFAALVDAEIARTQGDVGRTVDLYERVIALCVENKAPHIEALGNELYARFLMSIGMTTGAGAYMKNAYRAYMHWGATAKAASLEAESTGIWPSFRDVSPARTSITKSASELGITLLGQTGIGSLRDAGLVVRAAQAIASEIDLAKVVDNLSTLVLGNAGADRGTLILARDGQLVVVARLGEGGTAIDVAGDVSLDEARGCAKSMILYTARTQEAVVIDDAERAPRFADDPHIVRERPRSILSLPLLHQGRLSGVLYLENRSATGVFNEARVELLALLSSQAAIAIEIARLIEGSRAANAEIARAKDRLELEVARRTEELRDLNHDLASANARLEAELDLRRAVEQQRETLQAQVIAAQRARLAELSTPLLPITRDIVVMPLIGTMDNERAEQMLAVALDGAQRQGARVVILDVTGMKEVDSDVARALVDVAAALRLLGAQTLLTGIAPRIAQALISLGVDLTSFVTKGTLQSGVDHALRSVRGVGLSAQVRDARTR; from the coding sequence GTGGACGAGCCACTCGATGGGTACACAGCCGTCGCGCCGATCTACGAGGGCGCCGAGACCCTCGTCTACCGGGCGCGGCAGGTCGAGAGCGGCGCCCCCGTCATCCTGAAAGAGACGAAGAACGAATATCCGAGCGCGCGCGAGATCGCCCGGCTGCGGCGCGAATTCATGATCCTGCGCGAAATTGCGCTCGAGAACACGCCCAGAGCGCTCGCCCTCGAGGAGCACGGGCGGGGCGTGCGCCTCGTGATGGCGGACATCGGACACCCGACGCTGCGCGAGATCCTCGACCGGGGCAGGCTCGACATCGAGACCATTCTCGTCCTCGCGATATCGATGGCGAACGCGCTGAGGGCGCTCCACGACAAGCGCGTGATCCACAAGGACCTGTCGCCGAGGAACATCCTCGTGGAGCTCTCGACGAAGCGGGTCTTCCTCATCGATTTCGGCATTTCGGCCCGGCTCTCGCGCGAGCTCAACGCGCCGGTGGGGGGGCGATCGCTCGAGGGGACGCCCCTCTACGTCTCACCCGAGCAGACGGGGCGCATGAACCGCGCCGTCGATGCGCGATCGGATCTCTATTCGCTCGGCGCGATCCTCTACGAGATGCTCGTCGGCCGCGTGCCCTTCCCGGATCGAGAGGTGCAGGACGTCCTCCTGGGTCACCTCGTACGGAGCCCGACGCCGCCGCGCGAGCTTGCGCCGTCCGTGCCGGCGGCGCTCTCCGAGATCGTGATGAAGCTCCTCGCGAAGACGCCCGAGGAGCGATACCAGAGCGCCGCGGGCCTCGCGTTCGACCTCGCCGAATGCCTGGAGCGCTGGCGGGAGAGCGGCGCCATCGAGGCGTTTCCGTTATGCACCAAGGACAGGGTCCCCGAGCTGCGGCGCGCGCAGCGCCTGTACGGCCGAGAGCGCGACATCGCGGCCCTCCTGCAAGCGTTCGAGCGAGCCCGCGAGCGCGGCCCGGAGCTGGTGCTCGTCTCGGGCTACTCGGGCATCGGCAAATCGGCGCTCGTCCGGGAGATCCACAAGACGATATCGCGGCACGGCGGGTATTTCATCTCCGGAAAATTCGAGCAGCTCGCTCGCGACGTGCCCTTCGCGCCGGTCTTCAGCGCGCTCCGGGAGCTTTTGCGGGAGGTCCTCACGGAGTCGCCGGAGGCGGTCGCGCAATGGAAGCAAAAGCTCCTTCACGCGCTCAAAGGCAACGGCGCGCTGCTCACCGACCTCGTGCCGGAGCTGGTGTTCCTCCTCGGGGAGCTGCCCAAGGCGCCGGAGCTGACCCCGGATCAAGCGAAGAACCGCTTCGAGCTGACCCTCCTCGACTTCTTGCAGGTCTTCGCGAGCCCGGCGAGCCCCCTCGTCCTCTTCCTCGACGATCTGCAATGGCTCGACCCGGCCTCGCGGCGGTTCTTGCACCTCCTCCTCACGGACGCGTTCAGCGAGCATTTGCTGGTCATCGGCGCGTACCGCGACAACGAGGTCGAGGGGGGCCATCCGCTCCTGTCCTTGATCGCGGAGATCGAGGAAGCGGGCTTCCGCCCCGCGAACATCCGGCTCGGGCCTCTCGATCGCGAGATGGTGCATCACCTCGTGGCCGATACGCTCACGAGCCAGCCCGGCGACGTCCACGACCTCGGCGAGGTTTGCTACGAAAAGACGCGCGGCAACCCCTTCTTCGCCCATCAATTCCTGGTCACGCTGAACGAGCGGGGCCTCTTGCGCTTCGACGCTTCGAAGGGCGCCTGGTCGTGGGACATCGAGGCGATCCACCGCGCGAACGTGACCGACAACGTCGTCGACCTGGTGATCGAGGGGATACGACGGCTCCCCGCGGCGACGCAGCAGGTGCTCCTGCTCGCGGCGTGCATCGGTCATTCGTTCGATTTCGCCACGCTCGTGGTGATCGCAGAGAAGACCCCGCGCGACGTCGCGAACGCGCTCTGGGAGGCCATGAAGGCGGGCGCCATCGTCTCCCTCGACGGCGATTACAGGTATCTCGAGGTCGGGCTCGATGCCGCGGAGGCGAGCGCCTCCGCGGAGCCCTTCGAGGTTCGCTATCGATTCGTGCATGATCGCGTCCATCAGGCCGCGTACCTGCTCTTGCCGGAGGAGCAGAGGCAAAGGCTGCACCTCACCATCGGGCGCCTCCTCGGGCGCCACACCCAGGGCGAGCCGCACGACGAGCACCTGCTCGAGCTCGTCCACCACCTCAATATCGGCGCTCCTTGCATGGAGGACCATGCCGAGCAGCTCGACCTCGCGAGGACGAACCTCCGCGCCGCCCAGAGGGCGATGGCGTCCACGGCATACCACGCGGCCGCCGCGTATACGCGCGCCGGGATGGCTCTGCTTCGCGAGCGAGATTGGGACGAGCATTACGAGCTCTGCCGCTCGATGTTCATGGTCGCCGGCAAATGCGCCTATCTGGCCGGCGAGCCCGAGCGGGCCGACGCGCTCTTCGCCGATCTGATGCGCCGGGTGAGGACGAACATCGAGCGCGCCGAGATCCAGAGGGAGTGGGTGTACAGCCACATCAGCCACGGGCGATTCCACGAGGCCGTCAGGCTCGTCGTGGACGCGCTCACGTCGCTCGGGCACCCGCTCTCGATGGAGGACATCCAGTCGCCGCAGGTGATGATGGCGGAGATCGCCCAGATCGCGACGAACCTGCGCGGGCGCCGCATCGCGGACGTCGTCGACGCGCCGGAGACGAAGGATCCGGTCATCGGCGCGGTCCTATCGATCCTGGATTCGATGGGCGACGGCGCGCACCACCTCGGCCCGGTCGCCTTTTCGGTCATCAACCTGAGGGCGGTCAACGTGGCGCTCGTGCACGGTCAAACCGCGCTCGTCGCGCTGCCCTACGCGTGCGTCGGCTACATGCTCGCGGCGATCCGCGGGCGCGTGGTCGAGGGCATGGAGTTCTGCAATCTCGCCAAGGCGATCAACGAGAGGTTCCCGAACGCCGCGCAGGCCGCGCGCCTGGCTTTCGTCATGGCGAGCGCGTCGCACATGCAAAGCTCGTTGCGCCACGCGGGGCAGATGTTCGCCACGGCGCGGCAGCGCTGCGTGGAGACGGGGGAGCTCCACATGCTCGGCATCGCCTGCTTCCTCGGGACGATGGCAAACCTCTTCGCGGGCGATCAGCTCGAGGATCTCCTCGACCTCGCCGGGAAGAACCTCGCGATCGTCCGGCGCACGAAGCTCGCCCGCAACAATGCAACGATGACCATTGCTCGGCAGGCCATCGCTTGCCTCGCCGGCAAGACCCGGAGCGCGACGTCGTTCAGCGACGACACGTTCGAGGAGGCCGACTTCGTCCGTGACCTCGAAGCGGGGCATCCCAGCAGCACGAACATCCACTATGGCGTGCTGAAGTCGTTCGTCCTCCTCGTGCACGGAGCGTATGACGACGCATGGAAGGCAGCGGAGCTCGGCGGGCGCGCGGTCATGTACGGCGGCGGGACGATCCAGCCGAAGCTGCTGCCGTTCCTCCGCGCGATGCTGCTGCTCCGGCTGCCGCCGGCAACGGAGGGCGCGGACGAGGGTGCGCGGCGCGCGGAGCTGCTCGAGAAAAGCCGCGCCGAAATCGCACAGCTCGCGGCCTTCTCGCCGAAGAGCTTCGGGCACTTCGCGGCCCTCGTGGACGCCGAGATCGCGCGTACCCAGGGCGACGTCGGTCGAACGGTCGACCTCTACGAGCGCGTCATCGCCCTGTGCGTGGAGAACAAGGCCCCGCACATCGAGGCGCTCGGCAATGAGCTCTACGCCAGGTTCCTGATGAGCATCGGCATGACCACCGGCGCGGGCGCGTACATGAAAAACGCGTATCGCGCGTACATGCACTGGGGAGCCACGGCGAAGGCCGCGTCCCTCGAGGCCGAGTCCACCGGCATCTGGCCCTCGTTCCGCGACGTCTCGCCCGCGCGCACCAGCATCACGAAGTCGGCGTCGGAGCTGGGCATCACGCTCCTCGGCCAGACGGGCATCGGCAGCCTGCGCGACGCGGGGCTCGTCGTCCGCGCCGCGCAGGCGATTGCGAGCGAGATCGACCTCGCGAAGGTGGTGGATAACCTCTCGACGCTCGTGCTGGGCAACGCCGGCGCCGATCGTGGCACCTTGATCCTGGCGCGTGACGGCCAGCTCGTCGTGGTCGCGAGGCTCGGGGAGGGCGGCACCGCCATCGACGTCGCCGGCGACGTGTCGCTCGACGAGGCCCGCGGATGCGCGAAGAGCATGATCCTCTACACGGCCCGCACGCAGGAGGCCGTCGTCATCGACGACGCCGAGAGGGCGCCGCGCTTCGCGGACGATCCGCATATCGTGCGCGAAAGACCTCGGTCGATCCTGAGCCTGCCCCTCTTGCACCAGGGCAGGTTGAGCGGCGTGCTTTATCTGGAGAACCGCTCCGCGACCGGCGTCTTCAACGAGGCCCGTGTCGAATTGCTCGCGCTGCTCTCCTCGCAGGCGGCGATCGCGATCGAGATCGCGCGGCTCATCGAGGGCTCGCGCGCCGCGAACGCGGAGATCGCGCGTGCCAAGGACCGGCTCGAGCTGGAGGTGGCGCGCAGAACGGAGGAGCTGCGGGACCTCAACCATGACCTCGCGTCGGCCAACGCGCGCCTGGAGGCGGAGCTCGATCTGCGCCGCGCGGTGGAGCAGCAGCGCGAGACGCTCCAGGCGCAGGTGATCGCCGCGCAGCGGGCCAGGCTCGCCGAGCTGTCGACGCCGCTCTTGCCCATCACGCGCGACATCGTCGTGATGCCGCTCATCGGGACCATGGATAACGAGCGCGCCGAGCAGATGCTCGCCGTCGCCCTCGACGGGGCGCAGCGCCAGGGAGCGCGCGTGGTGATCCTCGATGTCACGGGCATGAAAGAGGTGGATTCCGACGTCGCCCGAGCGCTCGTCGACGTGGCGGCCGCGTTGCGGCTGCTCGGCGCGCAGACGCTCCTCACGGGGATCGCGCCGCGCATCGCGCAGGCGCTCATCTCGCTCGGCGTCGACCTGACGTCTTTCGTGACGAAGGGCACGCTCCAGAGCGGAGTGGATCATGCATTGAGGAGTGTCCGCGGCGTCGGGCTCTCCGCGCAGGTCCGCGACGCGCGGACGCGATAG
- a CDS encoding FG-GAP repeat domain-containing protein, which yields MMSGRTKGFAGLLFAAFGLLPACGDDPGGKGGSGGSGAGGGEGSVCTGTLTFGRLPLVSVEATPAAVALDDLDGDGAQDLVIATTNSASLLVAHRGKGNGTFGPPASVALPSRGLDLALGDVSGDGKLDAVVIVTDVVNGDSVHQIVILDGLGDGTFAAAKKIEIAAVPQRVALADVDGDGDLDIAVSASVPEMAVGELHVLRNGGGGSFAPSVAYGTGLYPLGIAATDFDGNGKIDLAVVNGNGGGVSVYLGNGDGSFAPQLIVPGDPYQQGIAVADFNADGKPDMAIENGKGFSVLVSAGGGAFAAPVAVPLFEGEGSGRIAAGDVNGDGKVDVAVVEANHHAHVALGNGDGTFTKSNDAFVGPQARALALAHLDGDSKLDLVVGTVDDAVAPLLGKGDGTFGGFATYPAVSEALDLSAADFDGDGKLDLAAGNVDGAIAIVRGQAGGAFADPEMLTVGPGKYEMPLASADFDGDGKQDLVAGHSSSVTVLPGKGDGKFGTGLPFGGGEMDQVFVEDADADGDPDIITVENSSSAAVSVLRNEGGLVFSSAGGYPAAEGGDYHAPARAAAGDFDGDGVRDLAVASRNALAFFHGGGDGTYAPAPSVPSPIEQPQDTVAADFDGDGDLDLAIGAFSNIAFAWGDGKGGFTVGEAIYAPTLYVTALAVADLDGNGRPDLVIANAMGDNLVDEAQGGEIAIMRGLSDGKMSSPERFLAGWQAEDVVIADIDGDGRLDLATVDPTSGTANVLLGGCVP from the coding sequence ATGATGTCGGGAAGAACAAAGGGATTCGCCGGGCTGCTATTCGCGGCGTTCGGGCTGCTGCCGGCGTGCGGCGACGATCCAGGCGGCAAGGGCGGCTCGGGGGGATCGGGCGCGGGAGGGGGGGAAGGCTCCGTGTGCACGGGGACGCTCACCTTCGGCCGGCTGCCGCTCGTCTCGGTCGAAGCCACGCCGGCGGCTGTCGCCCTCGATGACCTCGACGGCGACGGCGCGCAGGACCTCGTCATCGCGACCACGAATTCCGCGAGCCTCCTCGTCGCCCACCGCGGCAAGGGGAATGGCACGTTCGGGCCGCCCGCGTCGGTCGCCCTCCCGAGCCGAGGGCTGGACCTCGCGCTGGGAGACGTGAGCGGCGACGGCAAGCTCGACGCGGTCGTCATCGTGACGGACGTCGTCAACGGCGATTCCGTGCACCAGATCGTCATTCTCGATGGCCTCGGCGACGGCACCTTCGCTGCTGCGAAGAAGATCGAGATTGCGGCGGTACCGCAGCGCGTGGCGCTCGCGGACGTCGACGGTGACGGCGATCTCGACATCGCGGTCTCGGCCAGCGTCCCGGAGATGGCGGTGGGCGAGCTTCACGTCCTGCGCAACGGGGGCGGCGGCAGCTTCGCCCCGTCGGTCGCGTATGGCACCGGGCTGTATCCGCTGGGCATCGCCGCGACCGACTTCGACGGCAATGGGAAGATCGACCTCGCGGTCGTGAACGGCAATGGCGGAGGCGTCTCTGTCTATCTCGGCAACGGCGACGGCTCCTTCGCCCCGCAGCTCATCGTACCGGGCGACCCTTACCAGCAAGGAATCGCGGTCGCCGATTTCAACGCCGATGGCAAGCCCGACATGGCGATCGAGAACGGAAAGGGCTTCAGCGTCCTCGTGAGCGCGGGGGGAGGTGCCTTTGCGGCGCCCGTCGCCGTACCGCTCTTCGAGGGGGAGGGCTCGGGTCGAATCGCCGCAGGAGACGTGAACGGCGACGGCAAGGTGGACGTGGCCGTCGTCGAGGCGAACCACCACGCGCACGTGGCGCTCGGCAATGGCGACGGCACGTTCACGAAGTCGAACGACGCCTTCGTCGGCCCGCAGGCCCGCGCCCTCGCCCTGGCGCATCTCGACGGCGATTCGAAGCTCGATCTCGTCGTCGGCACCGTCGACGACGCGGTCGCCCCGCTCCTCGGCAAGGGCGACGGCACCTTCGGCGGCTTCGCGACCTACCCGGCCGTCAGCGAGGCGCTCGATCTCAGCGCGGCCGATTTCGACGGCGATGGCAAGCTCGACCTCGCCGCGGGGAACGTCGACGGCGCGATCGCCATTGTACGTGGCCAGGCGGGCGGCGCCTTTGCGGACCCGGAGATGCTCACGGTGGGACCCGGAAAATACGAGATGCCGCTCGCGTCTGCGGACTTCGACGGCGACGGCAAGCAGGACCTCGTCGCGGGCCATTCCTCGAGCGTCACGGTGCTGCCCGGCAAGGGCGATGGCAAGTTCGGCACCGGGCTGCCGTTCGGCGGGGGCGAGATGGACCAGGTCTTCGTGGAAGACGCCGACGCCGATGGCGACCCCGATATCATCACCGTGGAAAACTCGTCCTCGGCCGCGGTGAGCGTGCTGCGGAACGAGGGCGGCTTGGTGTTCTCGTCGGCAGGTGGATACCCCGCCGCCGAGGGAGGGGATTACCACGCCCCGGCCCGCGCCGCCGCGGGCGATTTCGACGGCGATGGCGTGCGGGATCTCGCGGTCGCGAGCCGCAATGCGCTCGCCTTCTTCCACGGCGGGGGCGACGGCACGTACGCCCCGGCCCCGAGCGTGCCGAGCCCGATCGAGCAGCCGCAAGACACGGTGGCCGCCGATTTCGACGGCGACGGCGACCTCGACCTCGCCATTGGCGCCTTCTCCAACATCGCCTTTGCATGGGGCGACGGCAAGGGCGGCTTCACGGTCGGCGAGGCGATCTACGCGCCGACCCTCTACGTCACGGCGCTCGCGGTCGCGGACCTCGACGGCAATGGACGCCCTGACCTCGTCATTGCGAACGCGATGGGAGACAACCTCGTGGACGAGGCCCAGGGCGGCGAGATCGCCATCATGCGCGGCCTGAGCGACGGCAAGATGTCGAGCCCCGAGCGCTTCCTCGCCGGCTGGCAGGCCGAGGACGTGGTGATCGCCGACATCGATGGCGACGGTCGCCTCGATCTCGCCACCGTCGACCCGACGAGCGGCACGGCGAACGTGCTGCTCGGCGGGTGCGTTCCGTAG
- a CDS encoding helix-hairpin-helix domain-containing protein: MSLVVVGCGGADPQEPSELLGTRQASLTESDVDVAPECQGIIDFVNVASFQTLDAYLPSDVASNLVGYRAGSPFATLADVSSVPLVGSARLEQIEGGARSEGYIGSSCVGIVDDLAVSADDAARMVSLVNTVSSTELHDILPYAWNGAANLLNQRPFTTVESIAATSGISSVSLRNLRNAATLSDPLEDLIAAVNALPQPDFGATLARHFDRYDITTWSYYYSLKGLECFGIDPDSLPNGTSIRPDLADAAEVRAEVESTVAYAKGSSQIPASVVSQGLANLDERIAGRSFKGCYLSYANDPWSGNNVAFFVDTVSGFSVLTETYWSE; this comes from the coding sequence ATGAGCTTGGTCGTTGTCGGTTGTGGCGGTGCAGATCCCCAGGAGCCGTCGGAGCTGCTCGGGACACGGCAAGCGTCGCTCACCGAAAGCGACGTCGATGTGGCGCCGGAGTGCCAGGGGATCATCGACTTCGTCAACGTGGCGTCGTTCCAGACGCTGGACGCGTATCTGCCCAGCGACGTTGCATCGAACCTCGTGGGGTATCGCGCGGGCTCGCCCTTCGCGACGCTGGCGGACGTCTCCTCCGTTCCGCTCGTCGGGTCTGCTCGCCTCGAGCAGATTGAAGGCGGGGCGCGGAGCGAGGGGTACATCGGCTCGAGCTGCGTCGGAATCGTCGACGATCTGGCCGTCTCCGCCGACGACGCGGCCAGGATGGTCTCGCTGGTGAATACCGTCAGCTCCACGGAGCTGCACGACATCCTCCCCTACGCGTGGAATGGCGCCGCGAACCTCCTCAATCAGCGACCCTTCACCACGGTCGAGAGCATCGCCGCGACGTCGGGGATCAGCTCGGTGAGCCTGCGGAACCTCCGGAACGCGGCGACCTTGAGCGATCCCCTCGAGGACCTGATCGCGGCGGTGAACGCTCTGCCGCAGCCCGATTTCGGCGCGACCTTGGCCCGCCACTTCGACAGGTACGACATCACGACGTGGTCGTATTACTATTCTCTCAAGGGGCTGGAGTGCTTCGGGATCGATCCCGACTCCCTCCCCAATGGCACGAGCATCCGACCCGACCTCGCCGACGCGGCCGAGGTGCGCGCGGAGGTCGAGAGCACGGTCGCCTATGCGAAAGGGTCGAGTCAGATCCCTGCGAGCGTCGTCTCGCAAGGGCTCGCGAACCTCGACGAGCGAATCGCAGGGCGCTCCTTCAAGGGCTGCTATCTCAGCTACGCGAACGATCCCTGGAGCGGGAACAACGTCGCGTTCTTCGTCGATACCGTCTCTGGCTTCAGCGTGCTGACGGAGACGTACTGGAGCGAATGA